A window from Nycticebus coucang isolate mNycCou1 chromosome X, mNycCou1.pri, whole genome shotgun sequence encodes these proteins:
- the HMGB3 gene encoding high mobility group protein B3 isoform X1 has protein sequence MEVKMAKGDPKKPKGKMSAYAFFVQTCREEHKKKNPEVPVNFAEFSKKCSERWKAMSGKEKSKFDEMAKADKVRYDREMKDYGPAKGGKKKKDPNAPKRPPSGFFLFCSEFRPKIKSTNPGISIGDVAKKLGEMWNNLSDSEKQPYITKAAKLKEKYEKDVADYKSKGKFDGAKGPTKVARKKVEEEDEEDEEEEEEEEEEEEDE, from the exons ATGGAAG TCAAGATGGCTAAAGGTGACCCCAAGAAACCAAAGGGCAAGATGTCTGCCTATGCCTTCTTTGTGCAGACATGCAGAGAAGAACATAAGAAGAAAAACCCAGAGGTCCCTGTaaattttgcagaattttccaaGAAGTGCTCTGAAAGGTGGAAG GCAATGTCTGGGAAAGAGAAGTCTAAATTTGATGAAATGGCAAAGGCTGATAAAGTCCGCTATGATCGGGAAATGAAGGATTATGGACCAgctaaaggaggaaagaagaagaaggaccCTAATGCCCCCAAGAGGCCACC GTCTggatttttcctcttctgttcagAATTCCGCCCCAAGATCAAGTCTACAAATCCTGGTATCTCTATTGGAGATGTGGCAAAAAAGCTGGGTGAGATGTGGAATAACTTAAGTGACAGCGAAAAGCAGCCTTACATCACTAAGGCAGCCAAGCTGAAGGAGAAGTATGAGAAG GATGTCGCTGACTATAAGTCTAAAGGAAAGTTTGATGGTGCAAAGGGTCCCACTAAAGTTGCCAGGAAAAAGgtggaagaggaagatgaagaagacgaggaagaagaagaagaggaggaggaggaggaggaggatgaataa
- the HMGB3 gene encoding high mobility group protein B3 isoform X2, protein MAKGDPKKPKGKMSAYAFFVQTCREEHKKKNPEVPVNFAEFSKKCSERWKAMSGKEKSKFDEMAKADKVRYDREMKDYGPAKGGKKKKDPNAPKRPPSGFFLFCSEFRPKIKSTNPGISIGDVAKKLGEMWNNLSDSEKQPYITKAAKLKEKYEKDVADYKSKGKFDGAKGPTKVARKKVEEEDEEDEEEEEEEEEEEEDE, encoded by the exons ATGGCTAAAGGTGACCCCAAGAAACCAAAGGGCAAGATGTCTGCCTATGCCTTCTTTGTGCAGACATGCAGAGAAGAACATAAGAAGAAAAACCCAGAGGTCCCTGTaaattttgcagaattttccaaGAAGTGCTCTGAAAGGTGGAAG GCAATGTCTGGGAAAGAGAAGTCTAAATTTGATGAAATGGCAAAGGCTGATAAAGTCCGCTATGATCGGGAAATGAAGGATTATGGACCAgctaaaggaggaaagaagaagaaggaccCTAATGCCCCCAAGAGGCCACC GTCTggatttttcctcttctgttcagAATTCCGCCCCAAGATCAAGTCTACAAATCCTGGTATCTCTATTGGAGATGTGGCAAAAAAGCTGGGTGAGATGTGGAATAACTTAAGTGACAGCGAAAAGCAGCCTTACATCACTAAGGCAGCCAAGCTGAAGGAGAAGTATGAGAAG GATGTCGCTGACTATAAGTCTAAAGGAAAGTTTGATGGTGCAAAGGGTCCCACTAAAGTTGCCAGGAAAAAGgtggaagaggaagatgaagaagacgaggaagaagaagaagaggaggaggaggaggaggaggatgaataa